Proteins encoded in a region of the Podospora pseudopauciseta strain CBS 411.78 chromosome 6, whole genome shotgun sequence genome:
- a CDS encoding hypothetical protein (COG:S; EggNog:ENOG503Q4MX) has translation MTRCRGEQLPKFPPSKPNADPQKWPVRPFHFTLAIPVPVFASGDFLMLCNFLSGSTERYANTCNTRLFSNAHPTPTMATEFEKMTVTQLRAELKRRKLATTGLKAALVARLVDDEEGQTAAADQTAQDESPTDEPEPVQDANPEAGTEKHDDAAMDDAPVAAPEKATSPAPASPSPAVKNEETVTTQPDSAIEPEITTQQDSNPPPEELADVETVTITEIVQDTVSRKRRSRSPPPSGDESSNKRARQDDWEEKAELEESRKEPASPADKHLGEITPFEVVPPRSPETRLHDESPPHKRHERAWGQRLEGNQPRYQEQNMDIDEPMDEFGRVERSRHPATSALYVKNFMRPLREASVREYFVHLAAFPGAPVDDSCIIDFHVDQMRTHALVKFDSVSAASRVRTALHGKVWPNESTRKELWVDFIPSEKVAEWIDLERQHGRQTRWEVIFEDDPDTQEVVVASLVQCDGASSGNNSGNRPARQPLPSPVVPTGPGRRFAELEGQGFPAGPRVRGRGQAKHDLENFENTKRTSTGPPLYYQPVSEELAQRRLDNMQSYYTKDRYRDMGREDEINRYTFESGSQFVDRGKEVFVGIRHPIREARKRRERNELRRGRGRRTPSPPPFRRQDDRAYRVRDDRAGGGNWSRDRFEALDREDDRIGDGDAGPKIHPDRRLSMERTDRNDDRRWERGDDVPRSRFDGAPLPTYTGPPRNHRRRGGGGGRNRR, from the coding sequence ATGACCAGGTGCAGGGGTGAACAGCTTCCCAAGTTCCCACCTTCCAAGCCAAATGCCGACCCTCAGAAATGGCCCGTGCGCCCCTTCCACTTCACGCTAGCAATCCCTGTTCCTGTTTTCGCGTCGGGCGACTTTTTGATGCTCTGCAACTTTTTGTCTGGAAGTACCGAACGGTATGCGAATACATGCAACACTCGACTATTTTCCAACgcccatccaaccccaacaatgGCGACCGAATTCGAGAAAATGACCGTTACGCAGCTGCGGGCAGAGCTGAAGCGCCGCAAGCTTGCCACTACCGGTCTGAAGGCTGCGCTTGTTGCCCGTTTGgtggacgacgaggaagggcAAACTGCAGCGGCCGACCAAACAGCACAGGACGAAAGCCCCACCGACGAGCCGGAACCTGTTCAAGATGCGAATCCAGAAGCGGGGACAGAGAAACACGATGATGCCGCTATGGACGATGCGCCGGTAGCAGCTCCAGAGAAAGCCACTTCGCCAGCTCCCGCCTCGCCTTCCCCGGCTGTCAAAAACGAAGAGACTGTCACCACTCAACCTGATTCTGCCATCGAGCCTGAAATTACAACCCAACAAGACTCTAACCCTCCCCCCGAAGAACTTGCCGACGTCGAGACCGTCACTATTACCGAGATTGTTCAAGATACAGTTAGCCGAAAACGTCGGTCTAGAAGCCCTCCCCCGTCTGGTGACGAATCATCTAACAAGCGAGCCCGACAAGACGACTGGGAAGAGAAGGCCGAGTTGGAGGAGTCGAGGAAGGAGCCAGCCTCACCGGCCGACAAGCACCTCGGCGAAATTACTCCCTTCGAAGTTGTGCCCCCAAGGAGCCCCGAAACTCGACTTCATGATGAGTCACCGCCTCACAAACGTCACGAGCGAGCTTGGGGTCAAAGGCTGGAGGGCAACCAACCCAGATACCAAGAGCAAAATATGGATATCGACGAGCCTATGGACGAATTTGGTCGAGTTGAGCGGTCTAGGCACCCTGCCACGTCTGCGCTCTACGTCAAGAATTTTATGAGACCCTTGAGGGAGGCATCAGTGCGCGAGTATTTTGTCCACCTTGCCGCTTTCCCAGGCGCGCCCGTCGATGACAGCTGCATTATCGACTTCCACGTAGATCAAATGCGTACTCACGCTCTTGTTAAGTTCGACAGCGTTTCGGCAGCCTCGCGGGTCCGCACAGCGTTACATGGGAAGGTCTGGCCAAATGAGAGCACCAGAAAGGAACTTTGGGTTGATTTCATTCCCTCCGAGAAAGTCGCAGAGTGGATTGACCTCGAGCGCCAGCATGGTCGTCAGACACGCTGGGAAGTCATCTTCGAGGACGACCCAGACACCCAGGAAGTCGTCGTGGCCTCTCTGGTGCAGTGTGATGGGGCCAGTTCAGGAAACAACTCGGGCAACAGACCTGCCCGGCAACCACTTCCGTCCCCGGTTGTTCCCACTGGACCCGGACGGAGATTTGCTGAACTTGAAGGCCAAGGATTCCCTGCTGGTCCCCGCGTCCGTGGCAGAGGTCAAGCTAAGCACGACCTCGAGAACTTTGAAAACACGAAGAGAACTTCTACAGGCCCGCCGCTGTACTACCAGCCCGTGTCGGAAGAGTTGGCCCAGCGACGTCTCGACAATATGCAGTCCTACTACACCAAGGACCGCTACCGCGACATGGGCCGCGAGGATGAAATCAACCGGTACACTTTTGAGAGCGGAAGCCAGTTTGTGGATCGTGGAAAGGAGGTCTTTGTAGGTATTCGGCACCCTATTCGCGAAGCCAGGAAGCGTCGCGAGCGTAACGAGCTCCGACGTGGGCGTGGGCGTCGcacaccttctcctcctcctttcaGGCGCCAGGATGATAGGGCGTACCGGGTGCGTGATGAccgtgccggtggtggtaatTGGAGTCGGGATCGGTTTGAGGCCTTGGATAGGGAGGATGATCggattggtgatggtgatgccggcCCCAAGATTCATCCGGATCGCCGCCTTAGCATGGAGAGAACGGATAGAAACGATGACCGCcgctgggagaggggggatgatgtgCCCAGGTCAAGATTTGATGGTGCACCGTTGCCAACGTATACTGGGCCGCCGAGGAACCACCGTcgccggggtggtggtgggggtcgGAACAGGCGCTAA
- a CDS encoding hypothetical protein (EggNog:ENOG503P4JD): protein MGPSGALSSLPKLMASVGSWVESVKSSPPLPLSPPPTSEYGDRYEEDSRLQECIEEDIKQSIERDDDGDVDMTDSEGSTPPSSDPGTLESRYHLRGGYPKRRQPSFGQYSPTSRLAMIQEDKPLEIHEDGYDTSSDWDDYGTIPQIIGDYEEGVSRLEGYDDWNEDQKKVHKLIYLRGLHPMIPSNWKICFKMWGINQPHLDDVFTPSDCEKRVVIHAYKGIHAAGKALENLFYLSQHVTDYEELGLQDKASGLIVKAIKSYIKWSMQDASMTPRKELSIVLVHDYTARLLNMPISRDNSMGVDHDSFAYDSDEEGSSYDREIEDAMSRSIERRLRALGKRWREVLARGNRFVSKPPTLYQFSVIQHMVMLSSFDPSSSKNPIVILHQVPMNDRGQWLWNALSIAIPVHLAREAMIDLLNVEGVMAELSESDDPDL from the exons ATGGGGCCCTCCGGTGCGCTCTCATCGCTGCCAAAGCTCATGGCAAGCGTCGGGTCGTGGGTTGAGTCAGTCAAGTCCTCCCCACCTCTGCCCCTgagcccaccacccacatcCGAATATGGCGACAGATATGAGGAAGACTCCCGTCTTCAAGAGTGCATTGAGGAGGATATCAAGCAAAGCATTGAACGAGACGACGATGGCGATGTCGATATGACCGACTCGGAAGGTTCTACACCACCCAGTTCTGACCCAGGAACCCTCGAGTCTCGTTACCATCTACGCGGTGGTTACCCCAAACGCCGACAACCATCCTTTGGTCAATACAGCCCAACCTCCAGACTGGCTATGATCCAGGAGGATAAGCCTCTGGAGATCCATGAAGATGGCTACGACACAAGCAGCGACTGGGATGACTATGGCACCATTCCTCAGATCATTGGCGATTATGAGGAAGGCGTCAGTCGGTTGGAAGGCTACGATGACTGGAACGAAGATCAAAAGAAGGTCCACAAGCTCATCTATCTGCGTGGGTTGCATCCCATGATTCCATCCAACTGGAAAATCTGCTTCAAGATGTGGGGCATCAATCAGCCTCATCTTGACGATGTTTTCACTCCTTCGGATTGCGAGAAGCGTGTGGTGATTCATGCCTACAAGGGCATTCACGCAG CTGGCAAGGCACTCGAGAACCTCTTTTACCTCTCCCAGCACGTCACCGACTACGAGGAGCTCGGCCTCCAGGACAAGGCGTCCGGTCTTATTGTCAAGGCTATCAAGAGTTACATCAAATGGTCGATGCAGGATGCTAGCATGACTCCCCGCAAGGAACTCTCAATTGTTCTGGTGCACGACTACACTGCGCGGCTACTCAACATGCCCATTTCTCGAGACAACTCTATGGGGGTTGATCACGATTCTTTTGCCTATGATAGCGACGAAGAGGGGAGTAGCTACGACAGAGAGATTGAAGATGCCATGTCTCGCAGCAtcgagaggaggttgagagcTCTGGGGAAACGATGGCGCGAGGTTCTTGCGAGGGGCAACAGGTTTGTCTCCAAGCCACCGACGCTTTACCAGTTTTCTGTCATTCAGCACATGGTCATGTTGAGCAGCTTTGAtccgtcgtcgtcaaagaaCCCGATTGTCATTCTGCATCAGGTCCCGATGAATGATCGGGGGCAGTGGCTTTGGAATGCGCTGTCCATTGCGATTCCTGTTCACTTGGCGAGGGAAGCGATGATTGATCTGCTGAATGTCGAAGGAGTGATGGCGGAGTTATCCGAGTCTGATGATCCAGACCTGTAG